In one window of Amblyomma americanum isolate KBUSLIRL-KWMA chromosome 9, ASM5285725v1, whole genome shotgun sequence DNA:
- the LOC144104258 gene encoding uncharacterized protein LOC144104258 has product MTGSAATCVFVLTSLLHLIDVVASGGSRRDTPFEERESNFPYQNVKAALSIPGKVYVISRNYRTSTKHRCLFSQRAKSYSATTYRYILGSTTIHSRMFLVKFSTSLETVKTGHHKKPNAVVYKHRPGDPRKLRKLMYMDKNKTCMIFVDDRSSADEKAKCQLMRPARYANDIVPEECLRIYNKNCHGEKVRLYRRWCKLLPERWYSSFKNKINKGSSRRAE; this is encoded by the exons ATGACTGGATCTGCGGCTACGTGTGTGTTTGTACTGACGTCTCTTCTGCATTTAATCGATGTGGTCGCATCAGGAGGATCTCGGAGGGACACGCCGTTTGAAGAGAGGGAATCAAATTTTCCTTATCAGAACGTCAAAGCT GCGCTAAGCATACCCGGGAAAGTTTACGTCATAAGCCGAAACTACCGTACTTCAACGAAGCATCGGTGCCTGTTTTCACAGCGAGCAAAAAGTTACAGTGCGACAACTTACAGATATATACTGGGCTCCACTACAATTCATTCAAGGATGTTTTT ggtgaaattcagcACAAGTCTCGAGACGGTGAAAACCGGCCACCACAAAAAGCCCAATGCGGTGGTGTACAAGCATAGGCCAG GTGATCCTCGGAAGCTACGGAAGCTGATGTATATGGACAAGAACAAGACATGCATGATTTTTGTCGATGACCGTAGTTCAGCGGATGAAAAAGCAA aATGCCAGCTGATGAGACCTGCCCGCTACGCAAACGACATTGTACCGGAAGAGTGCCTACGAATATATAACAAGAACTGCCATGGAGAAAAGGTCAGGCTCTACCGAAGATGGTGCAAGTTACTTCCAGAAAGATGGTACTCTTCCTTcaagaacaaaataaataaagGCTCTTCGCGTAGGGCCGAATAA
- the LOC144104259 gene encoding uncharacterized protein LOC144104259 encodes MLLCFCSEPINLVYQKLPLVAHAPIAGSMTTKLAVWCAFAVIVTLQLCTEVMSGGSRKDKPYEERVANFHHQNVRATIDIRGKVFVIKRNYRTASKSRCLYSQRMNKYSKTKYAFTLGSTPPYSRMYLVKFSTRLDLLKTGKHDTYNAVKYKFRPHDPYKVRKLMYVDKKRTCMIFVDDRKSESEKARCQLMRPARYANERLPEQCKRVYNQNCHGESIKLYRPWCQSLPERWYTVYKKRKSAASRAKND; translated from the exons ATGCTCCTATGCTTCTGTTCCGAGCCTATTAACCTAGTGTACCAGAAGCTTCCTTTAGTAGCGCATGCTCCTATCGCCGGATCTATGACGACTAAACTAGCAGTGTGGTGTGCGTTCGCAGTCATCGTGACCTTGCAACTATGCACCGAAGTGATGTCTGGAGGAAGCCGGAAAGACAAGCCGTATGAAGAAAGAGTGGCAAACTTCCATCATCAGAATGTCAGAGCT ACCATCGACATCAGAGGAAAAGTTTTCGTCATAAAGCGAAACTACCGCACTGCTTCCAAGTCTCGGTGCCTTTATTCGCAGCGCATGAACAAATACAGCAAGACGAAGTACGCATTCACACTTGGATCGACGCCACCGTATTCAAGGATGTACCT GGTGAAGTTCAGTACAAGACTGGATCTACTGAAAACGGGAAAGCATGACACGTACAACGCGGTGAAATACAAGTTCAGGCCAC ATGACCCCTACAAGGTGCGAAAACTGATGTATGTCGATAAGAAAAGGACTTGTATGATCTTTGTTGATGACCGTAAATCAGAGTCCGAAAAAGCAA GGTGCCAGCTTATGCGACCCGCACGCTACGCAAACGAACGCTTGCCTGAACAGTGCAAGCGTGTTTACAACCAGAACTGCCATGGAGAGAGTATCAAACTTTATCGACCATGGTGCCAGTCTCTTCCTGAAAGATGGTACACGGTttacaaaaagagaaaaagtgcAGCCTCTAGAGCTAAGAATGATTAA